A DNA window from Actinomadura coerulea contains the following coding sequences:
- a CDS encoding TetR family transcriptional regulator: protein MTSAAGRPGPRRDPGRRRALLEAADRVIQREGPEASMAAIAAEAGISKPILYRHFGDKSGLYQALAERHTRKLIEGIRDEFSRGDPIRDRTRTTIDTYLATISKNLNLYRFLMHRASAEDTATHSAMSTMIRDVSRELAEVMIAEGEMADRTRAYVWGHAIVGMVQTAGDWWLDHADDVPREAVVDGLVDLVLGGLPAAASEARGLRPPDDPRPPR from the coding sequence ATGACGAGTGCGGCGGGCCGGCCCGGACCACGGCGCGACCCCGGCCGCCGCCGCGCCCTGCTGGAGGCGGCCGACCGGGTCATCCAGCGCGAGGGGCCCGAGGCGTCCATGGCCGCGATCGCCGCGGAGGCGGGGATCAGCAAGCCGATCCTGTACCGCCACTTCGGCGACAAGAGCGGCCTCTACCAGGCGCTGGCCGAGCGGCACACGCGCAAGCTGATCGAGGGCATCCGGGACGAGTTCTCCCGCGGCGACCCGATCCGCGACCGCACCCGCACCACCATCGACACCTACCTGGCGACGATCTCCAAGAACCTCAACCTCTACCGGTTCCTCATGCACCGGGCGAGCGCCGAGGACACGGCCACCCACAGCGCGATGAGCACCATGATCCGGGACGTGAGCCGGGAGCTGGCCGAGGTGATGATCGCCGAGGGGGAGATGGCGGACCGCACCCGCGCCTACGTGTGGGGGCACGCGATCGTCGGCATGGTGCAGACGGCCGGCGACTGGTGGCTGGACCACGCCGACGACGTGCCGCGCGAGGCCGTCGTCGACGGCCTCGTCGACCTCGTCCTCGGCGGGCTGCCCGCCGCCGCGTCCGAAGCCCGCGGTCTCCGGCCGCCCGACGACCCGCGACCCCCGAGGTGA
- a CDS encoding phosphomannose isomerase type II C-terminal cupin domain, whose protein sequence is MQTDVPTGAQTSAQTQARGGPRPEPAVRTERRPWGRFERFTLNEPSTVKIIHVEPGQRLSLQRHRDRDELWVALDPGAVFEVAGRRILPEVGERVLIRAGDAHRLGSDGPAVRVMEIAFGRFDEDDIERIEDAYGRA, encoded by the coding sequence GTGCAGACCGACGTGCCGACCGGCGCGCAGACCAGCGCGCAGACCCAGGCCCGCGGCGGCCCGCGGCCCGAGCCGGCCGTGCGGACCGAGCGGCGGCCCTGGGGGCGCTTCGAGCGCTTCACCCTCAACGAGCCGTCCACCGTGAAGATCATTCATGTGGAGCCGGGGCAGCGGCTCAGCCTGCAGCGGCACCGCGACCGCGACGAGCTGTGGGTCGCGCTCGACCCCGGCGCGGTGTTCGAGGTGGCCGGGCGCCGCATCCTCCCGGAGGTGGGGGAGCGGGTCCTGATCCGCGCCGGCGACGCCCACCGGCTCGGCTCCGACGGCCCGGCCGTGCGCGTCATGGAGATCGCCTTCGGCCGGTTCGACGAGGACGACATCGAGCGCATCGAGGACGCCTACGGCCGCGCCTGA
- a CDS encoding ABC transporter ATP-binding protein: protein MTATAQDTEVVLRVSGLEAGYERPGRHGFGRRRVPVVAGLDLTVRAGRTLGVVGESGCGKSTLARAVVGLRPAFAGSIEFAGADLASVPPRRRRRMSRDLQMVFQDPYTSLNPRMTVADVVAEGWRVHPGIVPRDREDAEVARLLDLVGLGPEHGPRHLHQLSGGQCQRVAIARALALRPKLLVCDEAVSALDVSVRAQILNLLADLQSELGVAYLFISHDLDVVRHIAHDVAVMYLGTIVEQGPAAEVFGDPQHPYTRALLSAAPSVHDRPGDDAGEIVLRGEVPSPAEPPGGCRFRTRCYMAADVCERETPALVPRDGLPQAVACHFADGAGTTAPPAGGRAPDDGARGGQARP from the coding sequence ATGACGGCCACCGCGCAGGACACCGAGGTCGTGCTCAGGGTCAGCGGCCTGGAGGCGGGGTACGAGCGCCCCGGCCGCCACGGGTTCGGGCGGCGGCGGGTGCCCGTCGTCGCCGGGCTCGACCTGACCGTGCGGGCCGGGCGGACGCTCGGCGTCGTCGGCGAGTCGGGCTGCGGCAAGTCGACGCTCGCGCGGGCCGTGGTGGGGCTGCGCCCCGCGTTCGCGGGGTCGATCGAGTTCGCGGGCGCGGACCTGGCGTCCGTCCCGCCCCGCCGGCGCCGCCGCATGAGCCGCGACCTGCAGATGGTGTTCCAGGACCCCTACACGTCGCTGAACCCGAGGATGACCGTCGCCGACGTCGTCGCCGAGGGCTGGCGCGTCCATCCGGGGATCGTGCCGCGCGACCGGGAGGACGCCGAGGTGGCCCGGCTCCTCGACCTCGTGGGCCTCGGCCCCGAGCACGGCCCCCGGCACCTGCACCAGCTGTCGGGCGGCCAGTGCCAGCGCGTCGCGATCGCGCGCGCCCTGGCGCTGCGGCCGAAGCTGCTGGTGTGCGACGAGGCGGTGTCCGCGCTGGACGTGTCGGTCCGCGCGCAGATCCTCAACCTGCTGGCCGACCTGCAGTCCGAGCTGGGCGTGGCGTACCTGTTCATCTCCCACGACCTGGACGTCGTCCGGCACATCGCCCACGACGTCGCCGTCATGTACCTGGGCACGATCGTGGAGCAGGGGCCGGCCGCCGAGGTGTTCGGGGACCCGCAGCACCCCTACACGCGGGCGCTGCTGTCGGCGGCGCCGTCCGTCCACGACCGGCCCGGCGACGACGCGGGGGAGATCGTGCTGCGCGGGGAGGTGCCGTCGCCGGCCGAGCCGCCCGGCGGGTGCCGGTTCCGGACCCGCTGCTACATGGCCGCCGACGTCTGCGAGCGGGAGACGCCGGCGCTCGTCCCGCGGGACGGGCTGCCCCAGGCGGTGGCCTGCCACTTCGCCGACGGCGCCGGGACGACGGCCCCGCCCGCGGGGGGACGGGCGCCGGACGACGGCGCCCGCGGGGGTCAGGCGCGGCCGTAG
- a CDS encoding ABC transporter ATP-binding protein → MTVQAVDHAHAPASGDVAAELRDVHIGFRSGRHVTPVVRGVDLRLRRGRVLALVGESGSGKSLTSLALIGLLPPGARVTSGAVVLDGEDTGGFSARRWRETRGSRVAMIFQDPMAALNPGFAVGPQIAEPFRRRLGLGRREARERAVALMREVGIAGAESRYGDHPHEFSGGMRQRAVIAMALALGPSVLLADEPTTALDVTVQAQILRLLARRQREADLATLLVSHDLGVVARVAQDVAVMYAGRIVERGPLDAVYTRPAHPYTLGLLEAMPDAGSGGRLKPIDGVPPDPRNRPGGCAFHPRCPFATDRCRTEDPPLTGDGDRAVACHHSAEVVASQHSEEPR, encoded by the coding sequence ATGACCGTTCAAGCCGTCGATCACGCGCACGCCCCGGCGTCCGGGGACGTGGCCGCGGAGCTGCGCGACGTGCACATCGGGTTCCGCTCCGGCCGGCACGTCACGCCGGTCGTGCGGGGCGTCGACCTGCGGCTGCGGCGCGGCCGCGTCCTCGCCCTGGTCGGCGAGTCGGGCAGCGGCAAGAGCCTGACCTCCCTCGCCCTCATCGGGCTGCTGCCGCCCGGCGCGCGCGTCACCTCCGGCGCCGTCGTCCTGGACGGCGAGGACACGGGCGGCTTCTCGGCCCGGCGCTGGCGCGAGACCCGCGGCAGCCGCGTCGCGATGATCTTCCAGGATCCGATGGCGGCGCTGAACCCCGGCTTCGCCGTCGGCCCGCAGATCGCCGAGCCCTTCCGGCGGCGCCTCGGCCTCGGCCGGCGGGAGGCCCGGGAGCGGGCGGTCGCGCTGATGCGCGAGGTCGGCATCGCCGGTGCCGAGTCACGCTACGGCGACCACCCGCACGAGTTCTCCGGCGGCATGCGGCAGCGCGCCGTGATCGCGATGGCGCTGGCGCTGGGCCCGTCGGTGCTGCTCGCCGACGAGCCCACCACCGCGCTCGACGTCACGGTGCAGGCGCAGATCCTGCGGCTGCTGGCACGGCGGCAGCGCGAGGCGGACCTCGCGACGCTGCTGGTCTCGCACGACCTCGGCGTCGTGGCGCGGGTCGCGCAGGACGTCGCGGTGATGTACGCCGGACGGATCGTGGAGCGGGGCCCGCTGGACGCCGTCTACACGCGTCCCGCCCACCCGTACACGCTCGGCCTGCTGGAGGCCATGCCGGACGCCGGGTCCGGCGGGCGCCTCAAGCCGATCGACGGCGTCCCGCCGGACCCGCGGAACCGTCCCGGCGGCTGCGCGTTCCACCCGCGCTGCCCGTTCGCGACCGACAGGTGCCGCACCGAGGACCCGCCGCTCACCGGGGACGGCGACCGCGCCGTCGCCTGCCACCACTCCGCGGAGGTCGTCGCCTCCCAGCACAGCGAGGAGCCCCGATGA
- a CDS encoding ABC transporter permease: MSAIAPAAVAVPAARRRRRLPARAWAGLAVVGLFVLAAVFGPLLMPYDPAATDLPHRLLAPGARLGDGSVAWLGTDQVGRDMLSALLAGSRVSLLVGAATVLIGGAAGLVAGLVSGYFGGWTDAVLSRFGDVQLAFPSILLAILIAGVLGPSVTNIVITLAVTRWVIFARVVRASALATRDLEFVDSARVLGAGHARILFRHVLPSCWQPLLVAATVQIGLVMVAEASLSFLGLGIPPDQASWGATVSAGRDYLGSAWWISTMPAIALAAVVTGVGLVGDAFRDLSDPRSQI; encoded by the coding sequence ATGAGTGCCATCGCTCCCGCCGCGGTCGCGGTCCCCGCGGCCCGGCGGCGCAGGAGGCTGCCCGCGCGGGCGTGGGCGGGCCTCGCAGTCGTCGGGCTGTTCGTCCTGGCGGCCGTGTTCGGGCCGCTGCTGATGCCCTACGACCCGGCCGCGACGGACCTGCCGCACCGGCTGCTGGCGCCGGGGGCCCGGCTCGGGGACGGGTCGGTCGCCTGGCTCGGCACCGACCAGGTCGGGCGCGACATGCTGTCGGCGCTGCTCGCCGGAAGCCGCGTGTCACTGCTGGTCGGCGCCGCCACCGTGCTCATCGGCGGCGCCGCGGGACTGGTGGCGGGGCTCGTGTCCGGCTACTTCGGCGGCTGGACCGACGCCGTCCTGTCCCGGTTCGGGGACGTGCAGCTGGCGTTCCCGTCGATCCTGCTCGCCATCCTCATCGCGGGCGTCCTCGGCCCGAGCGTCACCAACATCGTCATCACGCTGGCGGTGACCCGCTGGGTGATCTTCGCCCGGGTGGTGCGGGCGTCCGCGCTCGCGACCCGGGACCTGGAGTTCGTCGACTCGGCGCGGGTGCTCGGCGCGGGGCACGCGCGGATCCTGTTCCGGCACGTGCTGCCGTCGTGCTGGCAGCCGCTGCTGGTCGCCGCGACCGTGCAGATCGGCCTGGTCATGGTGGCGGAGGCGTCGCTGAGCTTCCTCGGCCTCGGCATCCCGCCGGACCAGGCGTCGTGGGGCGCGACCGTCTCGGCGGGCCGCGACTACCTCGGCTCGGCGTGGTGGATCTCCACGATGCCGGCGATCGCGCTGGCCGCCGTCGTCACCGGCGTCGGCCTCGTGGGCGACGCCTTCCGCGACCTGTCCGACCCGCGCTCGCAGATCTGA
- a CDS encoding ABC transporter permease translates to MGRFLLRRAGQALIVAWGAITVVFLVVRVVPGDPATLILGPDASPAQLASVRADFGLDEPLWRQYLAHMGEILRGDFGDSWRLGGGAMGAVLDRFPATLTLASLALVITLAAGYPLGMMCARRPGRILDLLVSTGSLVGQAVPSFWLGIVLILLFARQLNWLPSTAGGGPEAVILPSVTLALPFVGWLARLVRNGALEESGKDYVRTARAKGTGEGAVMYVHVARNIALPVVTVLGLLMGNFIANAVIIEVVFSWPGIGSLMVDAITNRDYAVVEAAIVTITVSYIALNLLVDVLCVALDPRLTPENA, encoded by the coding sequence TCCTCGTCGTGCGCGTCGTCCCCGGCGACCCCGCGACGCTGATCCTCGGGCCGGACGCCAGCCCGGCGCAGCTCGCCTCCGTCCGTGCCGACTTCGGGCTGGACGAGCCGCTGTGGCGGCAGTACCTCGCGCACATGGGCGAGATACTGCGCGGCGACTTCGGCGACTCGTGGCGGCTCGGCGGCGGCGCGATGGGCGCCGTCCTGGACCGGTTCCCCGCCACCCTGACGCTGGCCTCCCTCGCGCTGGTCATCACCCTCGCCGCCGGCTACCCGCTCGGCATGATGTGCGCGCGGCGGCCCGGCAGAATCCTCGACCTGCTGGTCTCCACGGGTTCGCTGGTCGGGCAGGCGGTGCCGTCGTTCTGGCTCGGCATCGTGCTGATCCTGCTGTTCGCCCGCCAGCTGAACTGGCTGCCGAGCACGGCCGGGGGCGGCCCGGAGGCGGTGATCCTGCCCTCGGTGACGCTGGCGCTGCCGTTCGTCGGATGGCTGGCCCGGCTCGTCCGCAACGGCGCGCTGGAGGAGAGCGGGAAGGACTACGTCCGCACCGCCCGCGCGAAGGGGACGGGCGAGGGCGCCGTGATGTACGTGCACGTGGCGCGCAACATCGCGCTGCCCGTCGTCACCGTCCTCGGGCTGCTGATGGGCAACTTCATCGCCAACGCGGTGATCATCGAGGTCGTGTTCTCCTGGCCGGGCATCGGCTCGCTGATGGTGGACGCGATCACCAACCGCGACTACGCCGTCGTCGAGGCCGCGATCGTGACGATCACCGTCTCCTACATCGCGCTGAACCTCCTCGTGGACGTCCTGTGCGTCGCCCTCGATCCACGACTCACTCCGGAGAACGCATGA